In Rhodoferax sediminis, the sequence GCCCGCGCGCAAGGCAACAAGGTGCGCGTCGGCCTGATGCTGCCCTACACGGGCACCTATGCACAGCTCGGCGTGGCGATCGAAAACGGCTTTCGCATGGCGATTGACGAGCAGGGCGGCAAGCTGGGCGGCCGCGAGATTGAATACTTCAAGGTGGATGACGAGTCCGATCCGTCCAAGGCCATCGAAAATGCCAACAAGCTGGTGCAGCGCGACAAGGTCGATGTGCTGGTCGGCACCGTTCACTCCGGCGTGCAGATGGGCATCCAAAAGGTGGCACGCGAGTCCGGCGTGCTCAGCCTGATCCCCAACGCCGGCGTGGAGGCCGCCACCCGCGCCCTGTGCGCACCCAATGTGTTCCGCACCAGCTTCACCAACTCGCAGCCAACGCTCGCGCTGGGCAAGGTGTTGATGGACAGGGGCCACAAGAAGGCAGTCTGGATCACCTGGAAATACGCTGCGGGCGACGAAGCGTTTGGCGGCTTCAAGGAAAGCTACACCAAGGCCGGCGGCACCATTGTCAAGGAGCTCGGGCTGCCCTTCCCCAACGTCGAGTTCCAGGCATTGCTGACCGAGATTGCCGCGCTCAAACCCGACGCGGTGGCCTGCTTCTTTGCCGGTGGCGGTGCCGTCAAGTTCATGAAGGACTATGCCGCTGCCGGCCTCAAAGGCAAGATTCCGCTGTACGGCTCGGGCTTCCTGACCGAAGGCGTGCTGGACGCCGCCGGTCCGGCCGCCGACGGCATCATGACCACCCTGCATTACAGCGATTCCCTGAATACGCCGCGCAACCATTCCTTCCGTCTGGCGTACGCCAAGGCGTTTCGCTCGCAGCCCGACGTTTACGCGGTGCAGGGCTACGACACGGGCCTGCTGCTGGTGCATGGCGCGAACGCTGTGAAGGGTGATCTGGCCAGCAAGCCTGCGTTCTACAAGGCGATGGAGACCGCCACCATCGACAGCCCGCGCGGCAAGTGGACCATGAGCAAAGCCCACAACCCGGTGCAGGACATCTACCTGCGCGTGGTCGAGAACCGCGAAAACAAGGTGCTCGGCGTCGCGGCCAAGGCCCTCTCGGACAGCGGCGCCGGCTGCAAGATGGTGTGATGCCGCGTTAAACTCGCTTGGTGCGCGGTGCACCGATCAACGGCGGAGCTCATCCGCCGTTTTCATTTCTCACTGATGGACTTCCCCACCTTCCTCATCCAGCTCCTCAACAGCGTGCAGTACGGCCTGCTGCTGTTCATGCTGGCCGCCGGGCTCACGCTGATCTTCGGCATCATAGGGGTGGTCAACCTCGCGCACGGCAGCTTTTACATGCTGGGCGCCTACCTGGCGTATTCGCTCAGCAGCCTGCTGGGCAGCCTCGCTGTGGCCATCGCCTGCGGCGCCGTGTTGTCGGTCATTTTTGGCCTGGCGCTGGAGTGGCTGCTGTTTCGCCACTTTTACGAGCGCGACCATCTGGACCAGGTGCTGCTGACGTTTGGCCTGATCTACATTTTTGAAGAAATGCGCTCCATCCTGTGGGGTGACGATGTGCACAGCGTGCCGATTCCGGATGTCCTCGCTGCCTCCATCCCGCTGACCGACACCCTGTCGTACCCCGTGTACCGGCTGGTCATCTCCGGTGTCTGCGTGGCACTGGCCATCGGACTGTATTTGCTGATCTCGAAAACCCGCCTGGGCATGAAGATTCGCGCCGGTGCCTTCAACCGCGACATGACCGAGGCGCTGGGCGTCAACATCAAGCTGATCCACGCGATCGTGTTTGCGCTGGGTGTCGCGCTGGCCTCGGTGGCAGGCATGATTGCCGCGCCCGTTTCCAGCGTCTATCCCAACATGGGCTCGCAGGTGCTGATCATGTGCTTCGTGGTAGTGGTGATTGGCGGCATTGGCTCGGTGCGCGGTGCGCTGATCGCGGCGCTGCTGGTGGGCCTGGTGGACACCTTCGGCAAGGTCCTGCTGCCGCACATATCGGGCATGCTGGTGTACATGCTGATGGCCGCCGTGCTGCTGTGGAAGCCGCAAGGTTTGTTCAAGCAATGAGTAACGCAGGACCGCTCCAAGGTACGAAGGCCCCCTCGGGGGGCAGCGCCGCACGCGCAGCGGCAAGCGTGGGGGCTACATGAGCGCGCCAAAGGCCAATCTGGAGGTTCTGCCGCGAAGCGTGCAGGTGGCGCTGACGCTCGGTCTGGGAGCGCTGCTCGCCTTCCCGTTTGCCGGCAGCGATTTTTATACGCAGATGGTCACGCGCATGATGATCATGGCGATTTTTGCGATGAGCCTGGACTTGCTGCAGGGCGTCACCGGCCTGGTGTCGCTCGGTCATGCCGCCTACTTCGGGCTGGCAGGCTATGCACTGGCCTTTTTGACTCCTGCGGGCGCCGCGGTCAGCCTGTG encodes:
- a CDS encoding ABC transporter substrate-binding protein, translated to MTSRRLVLTQSAALIGATSTGLLLPAIARAQGNKVRVGLMLPYTGTYAQLGVAIENGFRMAIDEQGGKLGGREIEYFKVDDESDPSKAIENANKLVQRDKVDVLVGTVHSGVQMGIQKVARESGVLSLIPNAGVEAATRALCAPNVFRTSFTNSQPTLALGKVLMDRGHKKAVWITWKYAAGDEAFGGFKESYTKAGGTIVKELGLPFPNVEFQALLTEIAALKPDAVACFFAGGGAVKFMKDYAAAGLKGKIPLYGSGFLTEGVLDAAGPAADGIMTTLHYSDSLNTPRNHSFRLAYAKAFRSQPDVYAVQGYDTGLLLVHGANAVKGDLASKPAFYKAMETATIDSPRGKWTMSKAHNPVQDIYLRVVENRENKVLGVAAKALSDSGAGCKMV
- a CDS encoding branched-chain amino acid ABC transporter permease, translated to MDFPTFLIQLLNSVQYGLLLFMLAAGLTLIFGIIGVVNLAHGSFYMLGAYLAYSLSSLLGSLAVAIACGAVLSVIFGLALEWLLFRHFYERDHLDQVLLTFGLIYIFEEMRSILWGDDVHSVPIPDVLAASIPLTDTLSYPVYRLVISGVCVALAIGLYLLISKTRLGMKIRAGAFNRDMTEALGVNIKLIHAIVFALGVALASVAGMIAAPVSSVYPNMGSQVLIMCFVVVVIGGIGSVRGALIAALLVGLVDTFGKVLLPHISGMLVYMLMAAVLLWKPQGLFKQ